One stretch of Corvus hawaiiensis isolate bCorHaw1 chromosome 1, bCorHaw1.pri.cur, whole genome shotgun sequence DNA includes these proteins:
- the LOC125322181 gene encoding probable 2-ketogluconate reductase isoform X2 — MAEEELPGVLILDIGGTHGVLENLAALLKKHFHLITMKEFLGNKEEMSKKIQSVFVFECRPAIDRELLESLPNLKVIGNSGVGVDHLDLKMISSFGVKVTNTPHAVADPTADIGMALMLASARRLVEGCQIVVSPETKYFAVDWLGVEVTRATLGIIGMGSIGYKVAQRARAFNMRILYHNRNRRRKEEEEAVGAHYCAKMEDLLQQSDFVMLVVNLTPETRKLIGKKELGLMKPTATLINISRGAVIDQDALVEALQNKVIRAAALDVTDPEPLPRDHPLLNLNNVIITPHIGTATVQAIRMMAEEAIANMLAVLNGQPIPSEVFPK; from the exons ATGGCAGAAGAAGAGTTGCCGGGTGTTTTGATTCTGGATATAGGAGGAACTCATGGTGTGCTAGAAAACCTTGCAGCACTTTTGAAGAAACACTTTCACCTTATCACCATGAAGGAATTTCTtggaaacaaagaagaaatgagcaaaaaaatccaatctGTTTTTGTGTTTGAGTGCAGGCCAGCTATTGACCGTGAGCTTCTAGAAAGCCTGCCTAATTTAAAGGTAATTGGAAACTCTGGGGTTGGAGTGGATCACTTAGACTTGAAAATGATCTCGAGCTTTGGTGTAAAAGTGACCAACACCCCACACGCCGTGGCAGACCCGACAGCAGACATAGGAATGGCCTTGATGCTGGCCTCTGCCAGAAGACTAGTCGAAG GCTGCCAGATCGTGGTGTCTCCAGAGACGAAGTACTTTGCTGTTGACTGGCTGGGAGTGGAAGTAACCAGAGCGACACTTGGGATCATTGGGATGGGCAGCATTGGATACAAAGTGGCTCAGAGAGCCAGAGCCTTCAACATGAGGATCCTGTACCATAACAGAAACCGCAG aaggaaggaggaggaagaggctgtTGGTGCCCACTACTGTGCAAAGATGGAAGACTTGCTGCAGCAATCTGACTTTGTTATGTTGGTTGTGAACCTGACTCCTGAGACTCGCAAACTGATTGGGAAAAAGGAGCTGGGGCTGATGAAACCCACAGCTACTCTCATAAACATCAGCCGAG GTGCAGTTATTGATCAAGATGCATTGGTAGAAGCTCTCCAGAATAAGGTTATtagggctgcagctctggacGTGACAGACCCTGAGCCTCTGCCAAG AGATCATCCTTTATTGAACTTGAATAACGTCATCATAACCCCGCACATTGGAACTGCAACAGTCCAAGCCATCCGTATGATGGCAGAAGAAGCAATAGCAAACATGCTGGCTGTTCTCAATGGCCAACCCATTCCAAGTGAAGTATTTCCCAAATGA
- the LOC125322194 gene encoding probable 2-ketogluconate reductase, which yields MEGGKLPWLLVNEIGGIRGILHSHVPFLKKHFHLITMKEFLEDKKAVGKKVQAIYLWWHKPVIDKELLQSLPNLKVIANSGVGMDHLDLKLVASFGVKMANAPRAVSSSTADTGMALLLASARRLVEVHNISISSSTEYCEADILGVKVAGATLGIIGMGSIGYKVALRAKAFEMNILYHNRTRRKAQEEQAVSATYCKRIDSLLQQADFVMVVVSLTPQTHKLIGKRELELMKPTATLINISRGAVVDQEALVAALQTGVTRAAALDVTSPEPLPRDHPLLKLKNVIITPHLGIKTDKASYMITEEAVENILAALNGLPLPSEVLPS from the exons ATGGAAGGAGGAAAACTACCTTGGCTTTTGGTAAATGAAATTGGTGGCATACGTGGGATATTGCATAGCCATGTGCCATTCCTGAAGAAGCATTTCCACCTCATCACCATGAAGGAATTTCTTGAAGACAAAAAGGCTGTAGGTAAAAAGGTCCAAGCAATCTATTTGTGGTGGCACAAACCAGTAATTGACAAAGAGCTCCTCCAGAGCCTGCCAAACTTGAAAGTGATTGCGAATTCAGGAGTGGGGATGGATCACCTGGATCTGAAGCTTGTAGCTAGCTTTGGTGTGAAGATGGCTAATGCTCCACGTGctgtttccagcagcacagcagataCTGGGATGGCTTTGCTGCTAGCATCTGCTAGAAGACTAGTGGAAG TCCAtaacatttccatttcttcaAGTACGGAGTACTGTGAAGCTGATATTCTGGGAGTTAAAGTTGCTGGAGCTACTCTGGGGATCATTGGCATGGGCAGCATTGGATATAAGGTTGCTCTGAGAGCCAAAGCATTTGAAATGAACATTTTGTACCACAACAGGACACGGAG GAAAGCTCAAGAGGAGCAAGCTGTCAGTGCCACTTACTGCAAAAGGATAGACAGCTTGCTCCAGCAGGCAGATTTTGTGATGGTGGTGGTGAGCCTGACACCTCAGACACACAAGCTGATTGGGaaaagagagctggagctgatgaAACCCACAGCTACCCTCATTAACATCAGCCGAG GGGCAGTAGTTGACCAAGAAGCGctggtggcagctctgcagactgGTGTTACCAGGGCCGCAGCTTTGGATGTCACCTCCCCAGAACCACTGCCCAG agaTCATCCATTGTTAAAATTAAAGAACGTCATTATAACACCTCACCTCGGCATTAAAACAGACAAGGCCAGCTACATGATAACAGAGGAAGCAGTTGAAAACATATTAGCAGCCCTGAATGGTCTCCCCCTACCCAGTGAAGTTCTCCCTAGCTGA
- the TXNL4A gene encoding thioredoxin-like protein 4A isoform X2: MYELYDPCTVMFFFRNKHIMIDLGTGNNNKINWAMEDKQEMIDIIETVYRGARKGRGLVVSPKDYSTKYRY; encoded by the exons ATGTACGAGTTGTATGATCCCTGTACTGTCATGTTTTTCTTCAG GAACAAACACATCATGATTGATTTAGGTACAGGTAATAACAACAAGATCAACTGGGCAATGGAAGATAAGCAGGAGATGATTGACATTATAGAAACTGTTTATAGAGGAGCCCGCAAAGGTCGAGGTTTGGTGGTATCGCCAAAAGATTATTCCACTAAATACAGATATTGA
- the LOC125322181 gene encoding probable 2-ketogluconate reductase isoform X1, which translates to MFRSKAFSLLKLVPLVSGQSNLAYKFIHQVIASHGHRCHRSVIYKQRYRTHPCSAGRRTINAETKVMAEEELPGVLILDIGGTHGVLENLAALLKKHFHLITMKEFLGNKEEMSKKIQSVFVFECRPAIDRELLESLPNLKVIGNSGVGVDHLDLKMISSFGVKVTNTPHAVADPTADIGMALMLASARRLVEGCQIVVSPETKYFAVDWLGVEVTRATLGIIGMGSIGYKVAQRARAFNMRILYHNRNRRRKEEEEAVGAHYCAKMEDLLQQSDFVMLVVNLTPETRKLIGKKELGLMKPTATLINISRGAVIDQDALVEALQNKVIRAAALDVTDPEPLPRDHPLLNLNNVIITPHIGTATVQAIRMMAEEAIANMLAVLNGQPIPSEVFPK; encoded by the exons ATGTTCAGGAGCAAAGCATTCAGTCTGTTGAAACTGGTTCCCTTGGTGTCTGGCCAATCAAATTTGGCTTACAAATTTATTCATCAAGTTATTGCTTCTCATGGACATCGCTGTCACAGAAGTGTGATTTACAAACAGAGGTACAGGACGCACCCATGTAGTGCTGGAAGACGAACAATAAATGCTGAGACAAAG GTCATGGCAGAAGAAGAGTTGCCGGGTGTTTTGATTCTGGATATAGGAGGAACTCATGGTGTGCTAGAAAACCTTGCAGCACTTTTGAAGAAACACTTTCACCTTATCACCATGAAGGAATTTCTtggaaacaaagaagaaatgagcaaaaaaatccaatctGTTTTTGTGTTTGAGTGCAGGCCAGCTATTGACCGTGAGCTTCTAGAAAGCCTGCCTAATTTAAAGGTAATTGGAAACTCTGGGGTTGGAGTGGATCACTTAGACTTGAAAATGATCTCGAGCTTTGGTGTAAAAGTGACCAACACCCCACACGCCGTGGCAGACCCGACAGCAGACATAGGAATGGCCTTGATGCTGGCCTCTGCCAGAAGACTAGTCGAAG GCTGCCAGATCGTGGTGTCTCCAGAGACGAAGTACTTTGCTGTTGACTGGCTGGGAGTGGAAGTAACCAGAGCGACACTTGGGATCATTGGGATGGGCAGCATTGGATACAAAGTGGCTCAGAGAGCCAGAGCCTTCAACATGAGGATCCTGTACCATAACAGAAACCGCAG aaggaaggaggaggaagaggctgtTGGTGCCCACTACTGTGCAAAGATGGAAGACTTGCTGCAGCAATCTGACTTTGTTATGTTGGTTGTGAACCTGACTCCTGAGACTCGCAAACTGATTGGGAAAAAGGAGCTGGGGCTGATGAAACCCACAGCTACTCTCATAAACATCAGCCGAG GTGCAGTTATTGATCAAGATGCATTGGTAGAAGCTCTCCAGAATAAGGTTATtagggctgcagctctggacGTGACAGACCCTGAGCCTCTGCCAAG AGATCATCCTTTATTGAACTTGAATAACGTCATCATAACCCCGCACATTGGAACTGCAACAGTCCAAGCCATCCGTATGATGGCAGAAGAAGCAATAGCAAACATGCTGGCTGTTCTCAATGGCCAACCCATTCCAAGTGAAGTATTTCCCAAATGA
- the TXNL4A gene encoding thioredoxin-like protein 4A isoform X1 translates to MSYMLPHLHNGWQVDQAILSEEDRVVVIRFGHDWDPTCMKMDEVLYSIAEKVKNFAVIYLVDITEVPDFNKMYELYDPCTVMFFFRNKHIMIDLGTGNNNKINWAMEDKQEMIDIIETVYRGARKGRGLVVSPKDYSTKYRY, encoded by the exons ATGTCGTACATGCTACCGCACTTGCACAATGGGTGGCAGGTGGACCAGGCCATCCTGTCGGAGGAGGACCGGGTCGTGGTCATCCGCTTCGGGCACGACTGGGACCCCACGTGCATGAAGATGGATGAGGTCCTGTATAGCATCGCCGAGAAG gTTAAAAACTTTGCTGTTATTTATCTGGTGGACATCACTGAAGTACCGGACTTCAATAAGATGTACGAGTTGTATGATCCCTGTACTGTCATGTTTTTCTTCAG GAACAAACACATCATGATTGATTTAGGTACAGGTAATAACAACAAGATCAACTGGGCAATGGAAGATAAGCAGGAGATGATTGACATTATAGAAACTGTTTATAGAGGAGCCCGCAAAGGTCGAGGTTTGGTGGTATCGCCAAAAGATTATTCCACTAAATACAGATATTGA